From one Gossypium hirsutum isolate 1008001.06 chromosome D08, Gossypium_hirsutum_v2.1, whole genome shotgun sequence genomic stretch:
- the LOC121220331 gene encoding uncharacterized protein: MNQVIKEFVLRDDARVTPRKSRDWAVMHTKENKCPLCLFAADLFPPFPFFSFSLCHSFDCLLNQLTFFFSTSETKKADDIPTVTVAIAGSIVDNAQSLELATRSQGGIHHLESGFEKSNAGKSLVSEEGIQAGRKRRVDSSPSRGTKKRRQTKDASVIQEEDCAHSVNSTKPNSLPDQPVSLSYDQSQGGADETNALVVDKITEILEETFEKKVVVDSSNLGNTDHLLDIVAESMQGIPQSGGMCSLASASGENGGSGDPVIVQEAHLGKVSQVTKPYQVKADSSYMQIPFFLHADDSINILLGSYLQCAFVFCLLFPSFVFPGSLTVAFPIYDQVIKFLIIVIQVDQVLLFLGVFFSLSILYPCGS; this comes from the exons TCCATTATGCCTCTTTGCTGCCGATTTGTTCCCTccgtttcctttcttttctttttcgctCTGCCACTCTTTCGATTGCCTTCTCAACCAGTTGACCTTCTTCTTCTCAACCAGTGAAACCAAAAAAGCCGACGATATCCCCACTGTCACCGTAGCCATCGCTGGTTCTATCGTCGACAACGCTCAGTCTCTCGAGCTCGCCACTCGA AGTCAAGGAGGAATTCATCATTTGGAATCTGGATTTGAAAAAAGCAATGCGGGAAAGTCTTTAGTATCTGAAGAAGGGATTCAAGCTGGAAGGAAAAGAAGAGTTGACAGCTCACCTTCACGTGGTACTAAAAAAAGGAGGCAAACAAAAGATGCTTCTGTAATTCAAGAAGAGGATTGTGCTCACAG TGTAAATTCAACTAAACCAAATTCGCTTCCAGATCAGCCTGTATCATTGTCATATGATCAGAGTCAAGGAGGAGCTGATGAGACTAATGCACTGGTTGTTGATAAAATAACAGAGATTTTGGAAGAGACTTTTGAAAAAAAGGTTGTAGTTGATTCTTCCAATCTAGGAAATACTGATCATTTGCTGGATATTGTAGCAGAATCAATGCAGGGTATTCCTCAAAGTGGAGGAATGTGCAGTCTTGCAAGTGCTTCAGGAGAGAATGGTGGATCTGGGGATCCAGTAATTGTTCAAGAAGCACATTTGGGGAAGGTTTCTCAAGTTACCAAGCCCTATCAGGTAAAGGCTGATTCTAGCTATATGCAAATTCCTTTTTTCTTGCATGCAGATGACAGTATCAACATTTTACTAGGCTCTTATTTACAATGTGCATTTGTATTTTGTTTGCTTTTCCCCTCATTTGTGTTCCCCGGGTCTTTAACAGTAGCATTCCCCATTTATGATCAAGTTATTAAATTTCTCATAATAGTTATACAAGTTGATCAGGTTCTTTTGTTTTTGGGTGTCTTTTTCAGTCTTTCTATTTTGTATCCTTGCGGTTCATAA